A window of the Carassius gibelio isolate Cgi1373 ecotype wild population from Czech Republic chromosome B16, carGib1.2-hapl.c, whole genome shotgun sequence genome harbors these coding sequences:
- the alg2 gene encoding alpha-1,3/1,6-mannosyltransferase ALG2 translates to MVRVVFLHPDLGIGGAERLVVDAAVALRSRGCSVQIWTAHYDPQHCFSETLSPDLPVVCVGDWLPTSVFGYFHALCAYLRMIYVTLVLVLFSGEEFDVVFCDQVSACIPFLRLARHRKKVLFYCHFPDQLLTQRRSALKHIYRGPIDWFEELTTGMADRILVNSQFTAGVFKQTFPKLAEIRTDVLYPSLNSSAFDVEIEGLSGLLPEGRSLTFLSINRYERKKNLPLALQALAALKERLSAGEWERVHLVMAGGYDERVVENVEHYEELRSLASSLGLEDHVTFLRSFSDKQKLSLLHSSTCVLYTPSNEHFGIVPIEAMYSRCPVIAVNSGGPLESVAHGETGFLCEPTPECFSEAMQKFVMDPKLKQCMGQAGRERVQKRFSLQAFTEQLYCHIINLTQ, encoded by the exons ATGGTTCGGGTGGTGTTCCTGCACCCTGATCTGGGTATAGGTGGAGCTGAGCGTCTGGTGGTGGATGCAGCTGTAGCTCTGCGCTCTCGTGGATGCAGCGTTCAGATCTGGACTGCACACTATGACCCCCAGCACTGCTTCTCTGAGACGCTCTCACCTGACCTGCCTGTGGTGTGTGTGGGCGACTGGCTGCCCACCAGCGTGTTCGGTTATTTCCACGCTCTCTGTGCATACCTGCGCATGATCTATGTAACTCTCGTCCTTGTGCTCTTTAGTGGGGAGGAGTTCGATGTTGTCTTCTGTGATCAG GTTTCAGCATGTATACCCTTTTTGCGTTTGGCACGTCACAGAAAGAAAGTCCTATTCTACTGTCATTTCCCTGACCAACTACTGACACAGCGTCGCTCGGCTCTGAAGCACATATATCGAGGCCCCATCGACTGGTTCGAGGAACTGACCACAGGCATGGCCGACCGCATTTTGGTCAACAGCCAGTTCACTGCAGGAGTCTTCAAACAGACCTTCCCCAAACTGGCTGAGATTCGAACCGACGTCCTTTATCCCTCTCTGAACTCGTCAGCTTTCGATGTTGAAATAGAGGGCCTCAGTGGACTGCTCCCTGAGGGGCGGAGCCTCACCTTTCTGTCAATCAACCGCTATGAACGCAAAAAGAACCTGCCATTGGCGCTACAAGCGTTAGCGGCCCTGAAAGAGCGTCTGTCCGCAGGGGAATGGGAGCGCGTGCACCTCGTGATGGCCGGGGGTTACGACGAGCGCGTGGTTGAGAATGTAGAGCACTATGAAGAGTTGCGCTCACTAGCGTCCTCTCTAGGCCTGGAGGACCATGTCACCTTCCTGCGCTCCTTCTCAGACAAACAAAAACTGTCTTTGCTGCACAGCAGCACTTGTGTACTGTACACTCCAAGCAATGAACATTTTGGCATCGTCCCCATTGAGGCCATGTACTCACGTTGCCCAGTTATTGCGGTCAACTCTGGTGGACCGCTAGAGTCTGTGGCCCATGGCGAAACAGGCTTCCTTTGCGAACCCACCCCTGAGTGCTTCTCAGAAGCCATGCAGAAGTTTGTAATGGACCCTAAACTCAAGCAGTGTATGGGACAGGCTGGAAGAGAACGAGTACAGAAGCGCTTCTCGTTGCAGGCCTTCACCGAACAGCTCTACTGTCACATCATAAACCTTACCCAATAA
- the sec61b gene encoding protein transport protein Sec61 subunit beta, translated as MPGPASSATNVGASSRSPSKTVAPRTAGTSVRQRKAPSSGARSGGRSTASAGTGGMWRFYTEDSPGLKVGPVPVLVMSLLFIASVFMLHIWGKYTRS; from the exons ATG CCTGGACCCGCATCTAGTGCAACAAATGTTGGGGCTTCCAGTCGGTCCCCGAGTAAGACCGTGGCCCCCCGCACCGCTGGCACCTCAGTCCGACAGAG GAAGGCACCTAGCAGTGGTGCACGCAGCGGAGGCCGATCCACAGCATCGGCAGGCACAGGAGGGATGTGGCGCTTCTACACTGAGGACTCACCAGGACTTAAAGT TGGTCCGGTTCCAGTTTTGGTGATGAGTCTGCTCTTTATCGCATCTGTATTTATGCTACACATCTGGGGCAAATACACCCGCTCCTAA